A part of Lacerta agilis isolate rLacAgi1 chromosome 7, rLacAgi1.pri, whole genome shotgun sequence genomic DNA contains:
- the LOC117049510 gene encoding protocadherin gamma-A6-like: MEGIQRLWNCRKGIFQCLFMMFSWKAVSGQIHYSIPEEMHKGSSVGNVAKDLGMDGKQLPDHGLRIVSPAGMIQYFSLNANNGHLQISERIDREEICREAEKCMLKFQVLLESKLKLYGIEVEITDINDNAPHFPLWEQELEISEASIPGFQIPLPKAQDPDWGINSVQSYQLTGSSHFALHVQTEENGVRLVELVLEKSLDREEQSAYDLLLTATDGGDPIRSGTLQIHIVVLDANDNAPVFSQPLYEVSVNENIPKWSTVLTVRATDMDEGINGDIKYSFQQITKRDSQMFLLNSTTGEIILIGNLDYEESSLYAFEIQAKDGGGLSDRSNVVITVMDLNDNSPELSVTFATNTIFEGSPSQTVIAILNVQDRDSGINGEITCSIPSNLPFQLKKSMDNFYTLVTDGALDREQASVFNITVTVTDHGVPPLSTVTVITLHILDTNDNPPIFEKTDYTFYFVENNQRGAMVSSLRANDLDWEENARITYSITDDQRSDSRLSSYLSINSETGVIYALTSFDYEEFRDIRFHVKAQDGGSPPLSSNVSVTLFILDQNDNAPQILYPSPPTDGSTGIELAPHSSEPGYLVTKVVAVDADSGQNAWLSYQLIKATEPGLFTLGLHTGEIRTARFFLEKDALKQSLVVLVKDNGQPPLSASATLTVVLADTIPAILSDLSSISAPVEPPSDLTFYLVLAVAFVSCLFFTFLLVLLAVKLHRWRNSQMLESGNVNFSGAPISQFVGIDGVRAFLHSYCQEVSLTTDSRKANYSNTLSNKESCEAKDPILPGEDLNLNNEGLIIVQVSKQF, from the coding sequence ATGGAAGGAATTCAAAGGCTGTGGAATTGCAGAAAGGGAATCTTCCAGTGccttttcatgatgttttcttggAAGGCAGTTTCTGGGCAGATCCACTACTCCATTCCAGAAGAGATGCACAAAGGGTCTTCCGTGGGGAATGTTGCAAAGGACCTGGGAATGGATGGCAAGCAGCTACCAGATCATGGACTTCGCATTGTTTCCCCTGCAGGTATGATTCAGTACTTTTCTTTGAATGCCAACAATGGCCATTTGCAGATATCTGAGAGAATAGATAGAGAGGAAATctgcagagaggcagagaaatgTATGTTGAAGTTTCAGGTTCTTCTTGAAAGCAAATTGAAGCTTTATGGAATCGAAGTGGAAATTACAGATATAAATGATAATGCTCCCCACTTCCCTCTATGGGAACAGGAGCTGGAAATCAGTGAGGCATCTATTCCTGGATTCCAGATCCCTCTTCCCAAAGCTCAAGATCCAGATTGGGGGATAAATTCAGTGCAGAGCTATCAACTCACAGGCAGTAGCCATTTTGCTTTGCATGtgcaaacagaagaaaatggTGTCAGGCTTGTTGAACTTGTGTTGGAAAAGTCACTGGACAGAGAGGAACAATCAGCTTATGATCTGCTCCTCACAGCTACTGATGGAGGTGATCCCATCAGGTCTGGCACATTACAAATCCACATCGTTGTCCTTGATGCAAATGACAATGCACCAGTTTTCAGCCAACCTCTCTATGAAGTGAGTGTCAATGAGAATATTCCCAAGTGGTCCACAGTTTTGACAGTGAGAGCGACTGATATGGATGAAGGAATCAATGGAGACATTAAATACTCTTTCCAACAAATTACAAAGCGAGACTCCCAAATGTTTCTGTTAAATTCCACAACAGGTGAAATTATTCTAATTGGGAATCTTGATTATGAGGAATCTTCTTTATATGCATTTGAGATACAAGCCAAAGATGGAGGAGGCCTCAGTGACAGATCAAATGTTGTGATAACTGTTATGGATCTGAATGACAATTCACCTGAATTATCAGTTACCTTTGCCACCAACACCATATTTGAAGGTTCACCATCCCAAACGGTAATTGCCATTTTAAATGTCCAAGACCGAGATTCGGGAATCAATGGGGAAATCACATGCTCAATCCCTAGCAACCTCCCTTTCCAGCTAAAGAAGTCCATGGATAACTTTTACACTTTGGTGACTGATGGTGCCCTTGACAGAGAACAGGCGTCAGTCTTCAATATTACTGTCACTGTTACTGACCATGGTGTCCCCCCTCTTTCTACTGTCACAGTTATCACACTTCATATTTTAGACACCAATGACAACCCACCCATCTTTGAAAAAACAGACTATACTTTCTATTTTGTTGAGAATAACCAAAGAGGAGCAATGGTCTCTTCCTTAAGAGCAAATGATCTTGACTGGGAAGAAAATGCCAGAATAACATATTCCATCACTGATGACCAAAGAAGCGACTCCCGCCTCTCCTCCTACCTCTCCATTAACTCTGAGACGGGGGTTATATATGCTCTGACATCCTTCGATTATGAAGAGTTTCGAGACATTCGGTTCCATGTAAAGGCCCAGGATGGAGGCTCTCCACCACTCAGCTCCAACGTCTCAGTGACTCTCTTCATCCTGGACCAGAATGACAATGCTCCCCAAATCCtgtacccctcccctcccaccgaTGGCTCCACGGGGATAGAGCTGGCCCCTCACTCCTCTGAGCCAGGCTACCTGGTCACTAAGGTGGTGGCTGTGGATGCGGACTCTGGCCAGAATGCCTGGCTCTCCTACCAGCTGATCAAGGCCACTGAGCCAGGGCTCTTCACTTTGGGGCTCCACACGGGAGAGATCAGGACAGCCCGTTTCTTCCTGGAGAAAGATGCCCTCAAGCAAAGCCTGGTGGTTTTAGTGAAGGACAATGGGCAGCCACCTCTCTCTGCTTCAGCCACTCTGACTGTGGTGCTGGCTGACACCATCCCTGCAatcctctcagacctgagcagcatcTCAGCTCCTGTAGAGCCTCCGTCGGACCTCACCTTCTACCTGGTCCTTGCAGTGGCTTTTGTCTCCTGCTTGTTCTTCACTTTCCTCCTTGTGTTACTGGCTGTCAAATTGCACAGGTGGAGAAATTCTCAGATGCTTGAATCAGGGAATGTGAATTTCAGCGGCGCTCCTATCTCACAGTTTGTGGGGATTGACGGAGTCCGAGCATTTCTGCACTCCTACTGCCAGGAGGTTTCTCTCACTACAGACTCTAGAAAGGCAAATTATTCCAATACTCTGAGCAATAAAGAGTCTTGTGAAGCAAAGGATCCGATCTTACCTGGTGAAGATTTAAACTTGAACAATGAAGGCTTAATCATAGTCCAGGTGAGCAAACAATTTTAG